A genomic segment from Gadus morhua chromosome 4, gadMor3.0, whole genome shotgun sequence encodes:
- the LOC115543118 gene encoding zinc finger CCCH-type antiviral protein 1-like, which yields MTCGLQKARRLSSISSVLMPTLLLATEWLWYWEEGNGNWNQYDSPPNSSTELEQKFQNDPQEVVEFTAGSHAYTLSLQDMIQTNKRHGTKRLVRRRPRFLSSDDVQDIRTRCVPPGGRTRREVKCLGPDTQVALKLFLLVRVIPMEVPDERGIQNTTPGNPGELLRTIPLPVDEVLVTTAAASYLQMGGVGAERRETTGWWRRA from the exons ATGACGTGTGGACTCCAGAAGGCCAGgcgtctctcctccatctcctcagtcCTCATGCCTACCCTCCTACTCGCCACTGAGTGGCTCTGGTACTGGGAGGAAGGGAATGGGAACTGGAACCAGTACGATTCACCG CCCAACAGCAGCACAGAGCTGGAGCAGAAGTTCCAGAACGACccccaggaggtggtggagttcacCGCAGGGTCCCATGCCTACACACTCAGCCTCCAGG ACATGATCCAGACCAATAAGAGACACGGCACCAAGAGGCTGGTGAGGCGACGGCCTCGCTTCCTGTCCTCTGACGACGTGCAGGACATCAGGACAAGGTGCGTTCCACCTGGAGGACGGACGAGAAGAGAAGTCAAATGTCTTGGTCCCGATACACAAGTGGCTCTCAAACTCTTTCTACTAGT ACGGGTGATCCCGATGGAAGTCCCGGATGAGCGAGGCATCCAGAATACGACTCCGGGGAACCCAGGAGAGCTCCTCAGGACCATACCCCTCCCAGTCGACGAGGTATTGGTGACCACGGCCGCGGCGTCGTACCTCCAGATGGGTGGAGTGGGGGCGGAGCGGAGAGAGACAACGGGCTGGTGGAGACGGGCTTGA